CGTCTTTTCTATTAAAAGTTTCTTCATCATCACCTCCATTTCTTGTATCAGTATTGTCGTCAGAATGTTTACTTTGTATATCTACGTCATTGAAAGCATCATCGTATTCATTTTTAATCCATATTTGAGTATCGCTTACATTCGTTAAAATTAAAACAGTTTCAGTTAAACCTTCCGATATTTCGAATATCAATTAGTTGCCAGATGATACAAACAATTGATATGATACAATCAAATATATCCCAAACGCGACGATAATCCAATTAATGCTCGAAATACAAAACAGTACTATTATTTTATCTCCTaaacgtatattttatattgacAGAAAAGCATgaattatagaatttcctaaCAGCTGGAGAAACAACAATTGCAAGTCATCAATGACGCAACACGGATGTGATTTAATAAAATgtgatttaataaaatattatacctGGTAAACAAATCCAGTTAAGTCCCTGGACGTCAATCCGGGTCCACCATGATTTCTTTCTTCTCTGGATGCTCTTAGAAAGCTCTGTAGCTTTCCACCGCTTACGTATTCTAAAATCACGAACATCGGTTCGCGCTCTGTACAGCAACCTAACAATCTGACTACGTTGGGATGGGGATCCAAATTTTTCATGACTCGTAACTCTTGTGCAAGATCTAGCCGCTCTCTTTCAGTGGCATTTTCTTTTAATGTCTTCACCGCCACGATAGTCGCTCCTGATTTCCCATCAATATCTAAGGCCTCGCATTTCCAAACTTGACCAAAGCAACCCTCGCCAAGAATATTAAAGACCTGTTGAACAGGATTTGAAAAATAAGGAATTTAGTTATTCCTTAATTCTTAGACtgcagatatttatgcatttattgcATTTCAAGTCATTAATAAAAcctataaaaaatttattattttcgaaattgtTACAGTGAATagacattaattattattatagacCCCATTTTTTTTGCTGTTTCATAACAAAAAGTGGATTTGTTCAGTCTGTTAATCGCGtagtttatattttatacgtgcTTGTAATTATTAGAAAATGTATTAAGATCAAAATGTGtgaaaataactttatatatcagaaatatcaaaatataaaatacaatatatgtaTTTGGGTTCTGGGGCATCTTATGAAAAAATTAAACTTGAATGATTTTATTGTATATCTTAAATTGTAATTCGTGggaaaatgtaaatttttaatcaaataatTACCATATTTGTTTCGAAGCGAATTGTTTCTAAATTGTTATAATTACCAACCTTTAATCGATGCCGTGGAAATTCCCATTTGTCTTCTTGTTTATTCTGTGCACTTTGATTCTCTTTTTCCCAGGGTTCATATCGATTGTTATGCGCTTTTGGCCCTCGCCACCTTTTCAACACAAGCGATGGATCGTCTGATATATTTGAGACACTGACTGAAACTTGTTCTTTCTATACaaacaaatataagaaaattattGTTTCGGAAAGCTCtaaaaaaattgtattcaaTTACTTCGCTTTTTTTTACAATAAATTCATCATGCATACTAAAATTTCTAAGTGTtaatgaataaattattttttaattattgaaaaaagaattgttaaaagatttatattaaagataactatattaaatttgaaaagtatttgaaaaatgtataaaatgttatattaaaGATTTATGTTATGAAAAGTGTTTTCGATGTTTAATTATGTCATTATTTCATGTACGATCCTTTTCATAGTATCAAGATAGACTTCTGTATAACTATATGCTGCaatgaataataatattttacaatgtcgatagtgtaaaatattattacaataataatacaaaactaagaatttttataaaatttatttattatatatactacaattgtttgttaaaacgtataatAAAAGTTATTTGAAAAAAGCATAAAAAATACTGCAGTAAACATACAACAAAaggatatttgaaataaatataacaatttcaACTAAAAATCGTAAAATCTTTTTCACACTATTGAACGAAGCAATGCATTTATCAACTTCATTATAGATTAACTCGATTTTTGGATTTTTTATTAATGTTCAGAAGAAGATCATGAAACTCATACGATTGATAAATTTTAAGGTTTTTAAGGATCTAATGTATGATTCCTTGTTTCAATTTTATGTGAAACATTTtcttaaaacattaaaaaattgtgTTAAAAAATTTTTGTTAAAATGAGAGCAACATTCAAGAGCTACGTAAAAATTCGAGAATTGCAAtaagataaaattttatattttactatacATCGTAAGCCTGAATTTGTGATACAAGTGAaatttaaccccttaacctacgatttatgttcgagaattttgggccgaaaacgaTCATCTattacgggctatgcccgtaatgTTTACGTTTGGCACGATCATCTACTATGGGCTATGTGcctaatatttacgtttggctcgatcatcgtactacgggcatagcccgtagttgtaggttaaggagTTAAGGAGGTTCTATGGCTCGATATAAACTGGAATCAAGAATAACAGAACTACATTAACGCTCCGTTTTGAAGAGAATGAAGCTCGAACATGTTTTGTCAAGAATTATCTAGAATACACGTATgcttgtatatatattttttcaaaaacGAAAAGTTCAACCTAATtttgatttttgttttattttcagCCACAGAATCTTTCTAACTTCGTTCGTACTATGAATCTAGGCTCACGATGTGTTTCCAACGATTTCATCTACAGATCGTGTTTCCATACCGTGTCTTCTTTGGATTTCCGATTCCTGCAAAATTTGTTTCTGAGGGACCACGCACCCATACCGAGGCCCACGACGAGCACGCACACTGCCGTGACTGGTACCAACGTGATCGCTATATCTTGGGAAGGCGGTGCCTCGGCAGGTGCAATTTTCGAGCTGAGAGGTGGCCCCTCGACCTCGTTCTCCTCCATAGGCTGTTGCGGAACACCGGTGGTGCCAGGACCGGGATCAACCTCGGCCTGCTTCGCGTTTTCAGGCTGTAACTTCGTCGTTTTCGGAATACTGGGTGGCACAGCCACTGGTGACGGCGGTATCCCAAATTTACGGAATAATCCCTGTCCAGGAACTACTCCCGGTAATAATGGCGGACGTCTTCTGCCAGCAGAACCTATAGGGCTCCTGCCGAGGAAAAATTGGAATAGAGTTGAGCCATGTCGATCACCGAAACGTTTTCCAGTCGACTCAAAGATATTGTCAACGATCTGGAGCATGAATTATGGAACGGGCTACTGGTAGTTCTCTGAAAGGTCATACACCGTTCCTCGTGATTTATCGACGAAACTTTCTAGCAAGTTGGTTGAGACTTGTAGATTCGTCCAAGTCTGTGGATTCTCCGCACGATCGACCACGGGACAGTTTAAGGAAAATTGTGGTGTTGGTTTGGAAGCACGATACAGATTGGTAATTTGAGGATTTGCAACAATGAGAAAGTAGCTCTGATATTTGAAGGTTACAAGTCTTATAAGACTTGCAATAATTATATTGCGTAATGTTGCAGAAGAACTGTATTTAATTAAATCATGAAGTTGTAGATCTTATCAGAAAGATTTTCATAGAACTGAAGAATTTTCATTCGATGATAAGTTAAAATATAGATAATTCTTTATGATATTGATACCAGTTTAGCTTGTAATTAATGAAGTGTATTATTATCGCCTTAATCTTCCAATTGATAAATCTCGATTGTAATCTAGTGAAACAGGATTAGATATATAAAAGCCGCAAATGaagaacaatttttaaattcaatgtGCTGTTAACGAATTTTACGTCAAATTTATCTTTCTATTTGATTTTGAAATTCTGTGTTGcgttcttaaacatttaaaAAGTATTAGTAACTTCTAAACTATGTATAcagattaatattaattaaactaAAGCAACTTTTCaacttaaattaatattattcgttTCTTAAAACACGTTGTGGGCAGTTATTTAAAAGTTATTTAAAAAACTGTTCAAAGGACATATCTATaggattatttttttcttcaatCGTTTTTAACCatttaataacgtaatagtcagAAGATCAATAAAGATGTGCATCTGATCTGTATCTAAATTGTACTTATTAGAAGGGAAAGAATTGTGTaggttttatatttaaaaatgcaaaagtataTTTCTAGGAATATTAGTTgactaaattaaattttgactTGGCCTTTGTTGATCTAGTCAAATTACTGGAAAATGAAGCTGATCCTTATTGCAGCAATTACTTTAACTGAGGAAATTATAACGCAGGAACTCTGCacgatttgaaatattttaagatATTATGTTCTAATATAGTTTTTGTTTCTACTTATAATACGTTGTTACAAATTTAAAgaataattttctttaatttacaGCTGTGATTTTAAAAAAGGACAACGAATTTaaatttatacgatatatacagggtggttggtaactggtgatacaagcggaaagggggtgattctacgcgaaaaaagaagtcgaaaatatagaataaaaatttttcgtttgacactttgttttcgagaaaatcgactttgaattttggctcggtacgcgtgcactttatcacgtttcgttattAATCGATTAATCTGTTTTAGGTTTGAAGGATGTCTGGATCAATGgctgaaaatatatgaaaaaatgaTATACAGAACGATCGAAActatgaaaattataaaaatatttcctcTTTAAAGTGAACGCATTTGAAGGTTTATATTACTACCAGGTATcgcttttctttaaaaaaatattgcCCACAATATCGACATAGATGATCGTTATATgaattatttgtaaaaataaaaatcttaaaataGAATAACCGTTTAAACTGCTGCAAATATGTCGAGATTCAATCTACATTCAAAATTAACGAGAACAAAAATCTCAACGAtcataaacaaatattaaaaatattctccTTTCTGAGAAACTCAAAATTCTAAAACAAAACTCCCTACTACATACTCGTCCCAAGGTATcgtcaataataataaattttgtgCGATTAATGCAACTTTAAAGATTATttttaaagaagataaaaagagaaaagaaaggattCCAAGAATCAAAAATCAAACAGCAAAGTTAGCAAACGATAAAGAGATTCGGATATCACTTCTGCGGATAGAAGTTCTGAGTGAGTGATCGTGAGTGACATCGAAGATCGGAATCGGTTCATCAATCGACGCGCAAATAATTTTGTCCTCGACGAAGAACCTACCTGGTCCAGTCGGGTTCCTTGATACCCGAAGTGTTCTTGATAGTGACGTAGACTTCGGTCTTTGATGTGAGCTGACCGTCGGAGACGGTCACGTAAAGGAACAGGTTCTGCCCTCCCTGGAAAGAAGAAACAAGAAACATCGTTCAATCCCTGAATGTCGACCATACGCAGCTTGTGTTACGTTCTCATCGTCCCGGACGGGGAAAAAAGGTGACCGTGCGTACTTTGCACTCGTCTAACGACGAGATCTTGACCACTTAAATGCACCACCATGAAATTGCGTGGTACCATACCATGACTTCTAATTAGGCGATGACTATAAAAAGTACGAAAATAAAGAACACAATAAAACTCTATTTATCTAAACTTCATTTatagaaacaaaattttaatatctaGTCACCTGAACTTTTGTCAATTGAATTCACTTATCTGAACGCCAAGTCCTATTATTagcatattatttattattctattctattcgattccatataaagaaataaatggaAAATGTAGACATTTTTTCATAGAACATTtcgttttttaaaaaattctatttgaaaatttatcaagtacgCATGTATCGGATACATGAAGTCTTAATTAAACACTTTATAGTTAAGCCTTAAAcgaaaatattatattctatttTCACGTGTAAAATAACTTGCTGCTGTTTACTTATGCGGACTCAATCGATAATTAGCCGTGGTGATAAATATTgaataaatttccaaatttggATTTGTTGGCAAAATATTGTGCGTAGAATCCCTTGCCGATTTTGTCATGATTTTTAGAACACTCTGTATGAACGAAAAATCACTAGTAACAAGGAAAATCAACGAGCACCTATTACATAAACTCTAGTTACATTaggaaaatttattaataaagaatataaatttataaaataggcaaaaatagtaatataataaaaatacaaaaatatgaaCATGATAGTCAAGTAAATTATTGATTTGTAAAATTAGTCTCTCTTTTATCTCTCTTCCTCTGCTAAACACCACATAGATCTTGAAAAAGATTAGTGATTTCAAACTTTTTGTTGGAAAttaaatattgtatttattatcatatatctttttaattttagtCTGGCATCCGTGTAGTCTGTTTCATAGCTAGCTGTAAATATTTCGAAAGTAATTCCCTTCCAGAATGATATATACCGATAGATATTTCTTATTCATTTTTTGAAGTAACGCTGAAGTTAAGTTCTTTATAGCTTTTAGATGGTTTTCAATTTCAAGAAATAAAAAGATGAAATAAAGCGACAGCTGAAATCTGGGGAATAAGATTAGGGCATCACTACAATTATTTTTGTAGTTAAAAAtctattaattttttggaattaagctgtttaaaatatatatgatttaaatataatacaatatactATTGGATTTTTCCTGGTTAAATATTCTTATTgacgtaaaataaattttatccgtGTACACTGGCTATAATATTACTAACGACTCACGAAacattaatttttcatcatttgagactttctttcatttaatttgaaatttccaaAAATTTTGTTTCTGTAACTATCACCAAACacagaatatattaattttttattatccaAACAGGTATAAAATTTGTTACAGAAACGGTACGTGCCAACATCTTCTGTGTCTACCTTTATATCTAAGCATTAATTAGATTATTTTTATCAATCAAatagattaattaaatattattaaaaaaaaatattaagatatattatatttattgaaacaatattattatataatattgtttACAAACAAAATTACTGTATTTATTGCCTCTTCCTCACTGCACGAGCAATGTTATTCTTTGCCAAATTAAATCGCCAAATTTTCAATGACCACAAGAAAACACTATTTACGAATAATGGTGTGAAATATTATCCAATAATTAATCAATATTTACTTAAGATGAAATGGGCTGTTCATATATAAGAAAGGAGAGTAAAAGAATCTAAAAAAGGTAGTGTGTTTACAAACGCGAAAATGATTAAGATGGATTAAAAGTGACACTCACTTTGCCTTTGAGCGTTTCATTAACGTAGATAATGCCGGTGCTATTGTCGATAAAGAAAGGAAGCGGCTGTTGCGGACTGTCATTTCCGTTGTAGTTGTGTTCAAGAGGTTCCAAGCCATAAGTTAGCTGATCTTGTTCGTTGTCTTCCGCACGGGCTCTAGTCACCACGCTTCCTACAGGTTCTGTGTCCAGAAGCACCAAATTTTGATCTATCCACATTACAGGAGGTGTGTTGTCGCTGAACTGACTTTCTACAATGCAAATTAATTGCAAGATGAGTGATGTTCGTTTCTACCTATCGATCAATATCAGAATGGAATCGCATTAACACGTTTGAAACAGATAATATAGCATATTTGTATGTATGTCATACGATATCTCGCCGATGACATGCGATAACACATGTACCTTATGAATATTTTTAGTCAATTCTCAAACACCGGTCAGAAGAACAATGGCTGTAAAGAGAAGATAGGTATATGTTTCAAAGAGACTTTCAAGAACTATTATAATGATCATTTATGATTTATATTACttcaaacaattttttttatttagctACATGTATAAATACATCTTCATATTATAGTAAAGAACAATGGCTGTAAAGATAAGATAGGTTTATGTTTCCAAGAGACTTTCAAGAACTATTATAAAGATCATTTATGATTTATATTACttcaaacaatttttttatttagctatatgtataaatacatCTTCATATTatagtaaaatttttatattgtgtgtGTTTGTTTGTTCTGACTTGCAGGTGTAAATAATGTTTATAcctattatatacattttatataattttctcatttttgaaataattaaattaataaaataataacctTTTGGGTGTTTATCTTTCAGAAATTTTAACTAAAACGTTATTTTACTCAAACTACCTATATATAGTATGTCACATAGTCATCCGATATCAAAATTATTACGAACGCCCACTGACATACCATGTATGTCATgatgtatttttaaataaaaattgtctaaAATGTGTTTTTTTTATTCCTACATTAATTAGTTTCGCCAATTTTTTGCTATAGACGCAAAAAAGTTTTCGGtcattgtaaagaatccgttaaattaattaaagtattgATTACATATTTGGTTGATTGAGAAGCTTTGTTGGTTTATTTCTGAAAAAGGAATTAATTGCTTGTAAGGGTACaaattcttatttttcaatgaagcTCTTTTTTATGGTTTTATAATAATCATATGAGAAGACCTGAGACATGTGAtagaagaatgtgaaataacGAGAGGACCAAAGGACATAGGAAAAACGCTAAATGAGACTGGAGATGGTTTAACAGAACTGAAAGCAATAATAGAGAAAAGAAGGACAAACGACAGGAAGGAAGCACAGCAAGGAGGCTAAAGCCCaaaattgcaatagtttttagtcatTAATTGTTAATTTGCAGTTTCTAGTTTTAGTTTTTAGAGATAGAataattaacacgttgactgccacgacacccatattcgggtgtcgcttatttgactacttgcgaaggatcgtagtaggtatttgaaaagatattccataataataaaactgttgaattgttataaaagtaatacgaaaatggtttattaaaaaattatttagaatgtaaaactttaaagcattctatacataactgaggttggtcgggacaatttggacaataagttgttgttttcttcaaattcttttgtgcctTTGTTCCGTCCATTCCacgtcttttatttgcataataTAGTTTGCATGCTCatctaatgcttcttccggaatcatttttccgaacggcgatattatgccgACTCCGACGAAGACAAGGATATTTCgtattttcagacaaccctaataattttgcaactaataattgtctaaatattctaatatttatattcctccttgttgcaattttgtaaaccgtcaaagcgtttacaacaAAAATTCCCAGAAGGAGTCGAATTCCAAGTTTTTGATAGGAGCACCTAGCAGAGAACGCTTGATACTGCTGCACGCGtggcctgacggagatttcttcgaaaacacgcgtggcagtcaacgtgttaagggagtgcaatagaata
This portion of the Bombus affinis isolate iyBomAffi1 chromosome 1, iyBomAffi1.2, whole genome shotgun sequence genome encodes:
- the LOC126917759 gene encoding tyrosine kinase receptor Cad96Ca, whose translation is MYRRVECGPVDISRIVDQCSAMFVRLTIVIAALCLWNGVESQFSDNTPPVMWIDQNLVLLDTEPVGSVVTRARAEDNEQDQLTYGLEPLEHNYNGNDSPQQPLPFFIDNSTGIIYVNETLKGKGGQNLFLYVTVSDGQLTSKTEVYVTIKNTSGIKEPDWTRSPIGSAGRRRPPLLPGVVPGQGLFRKFGIPPSPVAVPPSIPKTTKLQPENAKQAEVDPGPGTTGVPQQPMEENEVEGPPLSSKIAPAEAPPSQDIAITLVPVTAVCVLVVGLGMGAWSLRNKFCRNRKSKEDTKEQVSVSVSNISDDPSLVLKRWRGPKAHNNRYEPWEKENQSAQNKQEDKWEFPRHRLKVFNILGEGCFGQVWKCEALDIDGKSGATIVAVKTLKENATERERLDLAQELRVMKNLDPHPNVVRLLGCCTEREPMFVILEYVSGGKLQSFLRASREERNHGGPGLTSRDLTGFVYQIAKGMEYLASKGIIHRDLAARNILIDENRACKVADFGFARDVAANQMYERKSEGRLPIRWMAPESLYDNIFSVKSDIWSFGVLIWEIVTLGSTPYPGLAAAEVMRRIKEGYRLDRPEHCKRELYNIMYYCWDKDPACRPSFGELVGLAEGLLLDETDYIELDRFPDHSYYNVLNLSGEKL